The Pseudosulfitobacter pseudonitzschiae genome includes a region encoding these proteins:
- the rpmB gene encoding 50S ribosomal protein L28 yields the protein MSRRCELTGKGPMSGNNVSHANNKTRRRFLPNLNDVSLQSEVLGRAIKFRISAAALRTVDHRGGLDAFFAKSKDDELSANALKVKKEIVKALAANAA from the coding sequence ATGTCGCGTCGTTGCGAACTGACCGGAAAAGGCCCCATGTCTGGCAACAATGTCAGCCACGCCAACAACAAAACACGTCGTCGGTTTCTGCCGAACCTGAACGATGTATCGCTGCAGTCCGAAGTGTTGGGCCGCGCGATCAAGTTCCGCATCTCGGCTGCGGCACTGCGCACTGTCGACCACCGTGGTGGTCTGGACGCGTTCTTTGCCAAGTCGAAAGATGACGAACTGTCGGCCAATGCGCTGAAAGTGAAAAAAGAAATTGTAAAAGCTCTGGCCGCCAACGCCGCCTGA
- a CDS encoding copper chaperone PCu(A)C: MSLMKYISAAAVTALLSTAAFADGIMVQDPYVRTSRPNAPTAAAFMVLKNQTDTDDRLIDARSDIAKKVELHTHVDQGGGVMAMTRIEGGIAIAAGQTHALMRGGDHVMMMGVNRALVQDDKVTVTLVFEKAGEVVVNIPVDNERKATHGAGGLGTMDHSQMDHGAGKSD; this comes from the coding sequence ATGTCACTGATGAAGTACATATCTGCAGCAGCGGTTACCGCCCTTTTGTCCACAGCCGCCTTTGCTGACGGCATAATGGTCCAAGACCCCTATGTGCGCACTTCGCGCCCTAATGCGCCGACGGCGGCGGCGTTCATGGTTTTGAAGAACCAGACCGACACCGACGACCGTTTGATCGACGCGCGCAGCGACATTGCCAAAAAGGTCGAATTGCATACCCATGTTGACCAGGGTGGCGGTGTCATGGCGATGACCCGGATCGAAGGCGGCATTGCCATTGCCGCAGGTCAGACGCACGCGCTGATGCGCGGTGGCGATCACGTCATGATGATGGGGGTGAACCGCGCATTGGTTCAGGACGATAAAGTCACCGTTACGTTGGTCTTTGAAAAGGCGGGCGAGGTGGTCGTGAATATTCCGGTCGATAACGAGCGCAAGGCGACGCATGGCGCTGGGGGTCTCGGCACGATGGACCATTCGCAAATGGACCACGGTGCGGGCAAGTCAGACTAG
- a CDS encoding NAD-dependent deacylase — translation MPKIVILTGAGISAESGLGTFRDKDGLWAEHRIEDVATPEGFARNPQLVVDFYNARRAQAADASPNAAHVALARLEAAMPDNVLVVTQNVDNLHEKAGATNVLHMHGALDSALCAACDHRWTAPLAMAAGDLCPACDGPTARPDIVWFGEIPYYMEEIEMRLNEADIFAAIGTSGNVYPAAGFVQAAAAYGAMTVELNLEPSLVVSQFDETHFGPASQTVPKWVEGLLNV, via the coding sequence ATGCCCAAAATCGTGATCCTGACCGGTGCCGGCATTTCCGCCGAAAGTGGGTTGGGAACCTTCCGCGACAAAGACGGGCTGTGGGCAGAGCACCGGATTGAGGACGTGGCCACCCCCGAAGGCTTTGCCCGCAACCCGCAACTGGTCGTGGATTTCTACAACGCACGTCGGGCGCAAGCGGCGGATGCCAGCCCCAATGCCGCCCACGTGGCCCTTGCGCGGCTTGAGGCCGCGATGCCCGACAATGTGTTGGTGGTAACCCAGAACGTCGACAATTTGCACGAAAAGGCTGGGGCGACCAACGTCTTGCACATGCACGGCGCACTTGATTCGGCGCTCTGCGCGGCCTGCGACCACCGTTGGACGGCGCCGCTTGCGATGGCTGCGGGCGATCTGTGCCCCGCCTGCGACGGCCCCACCGCGCGGCCAGACATCGTCTGGTTCGGTGAGATCCCGTATTACATGGAAGAAATCGAAATGCGGTTGAACGAAGCGGACATTTTCGCAGCCATCGGCACCAGCGGCAACGTCTATCCCGCAGCAGGTTTTGTACAGGCCGCAGCCGCTTACGGCGCCATGACGGTCGAACTGAACCTCGAACCCTCTCTGGTGGTGTCACAATTCGACGAAACCCATTTCGGCCCCGCCAGCCAGACGGTGCCGAAATGGGTCGAAGGCCTGCTTAACGTCTAG
- a CDS encoding LysR family transcriptional regulator: MISKGVTLRGLEVFEALASTGSVAQAAAVTGLSQPAVSQQLRNLETALATDLIDHGKRPMRLTPAGHSFLGRAEAALSQLRLGQSELAVMDLAHLSALSIGLIDDFDNDLTPRLVTILADSLTHCKFKLITAPSHKILEDIADKKLHLAISASAGTVMDGVLEYPLARDPFIVVAPKGMVQTGGDVMAQLGNLPFLRYEKNQLIGRLIEAHLARQKLDLPDRFEIGSHLALMAMVARRIGWAVTTPLGYMRAVRFHDEVDAFTLPFKPFARTISLYAGADWAGEVPASVAQTMRRLIDAHMITPALAQLPWLVGDLRVLDG, translated from the coding sequence GTGATCAGCAAAGGTGTTACCCTGCGAGGCCTTGAAGTGTTCGAGGCCCTCGCCTCGACCGGATCGGTCGCACAGGCTGCGGCTGTCACCGGCCTCAGCCAGCCTGCGGTCAGCCAGCAGTTGCGCAATCTGGAAACGGCTTTGGCCACCGACCTGATCGACCACGGTAAACGGCCCATGCGCCTGACCCCTGCAGGCCACAGCTTTCTGGGGCGGGCCGAGGCGGCATTGTCACAGCTTCGGTTGGGGCAAAGCGAATTGGCGGTGATGGATCTGGCGCATCTCAGCGCGCTCAGCATCGGGCTGATTGACGATTTCGACAACGATCTGACACCGCGTCTGGTGACAATATTGGCCGACAGCCTGACCCACTGCAAATTCAAACTGATCACCGCCCCCAGCCACAAGATTCTTGAGGACATCGCAGACAAAAAACTGCATCTGGCGATTTCCGCCAGCGCTGGCACGGTGATGGACGGGGTGCTGGAATATCCGCTGGCCCGCGATCCGTTCATCGTGGTCGCCCCAAAGGGCATGGTGCAGACGGGTGGCGATGTGATGGCACAGCTCGGCAATCTGCCGTTTCTGCGCTACGAGAAAAACCAGCTGATCGGACGTTTAATCGAGGCGCATTTGGCACGGCAAAAGCTGGACCTGCCCGACCGGTTCGAGATCGGCAGCCATCTGGCGCTGATGGCGATGGTGGCACGGCGCATCGGCTGGGCAGTAACGACGCCGCTGGGGTACATGCGCGCGGTCCGGTTTCACGACGAGGTCGATGCCTTCACCCTGCCGTTCAAACCTTTCGCGCGGACCATATCGCTCTATGCAGGGGCGGATTGGGCAGGCGAAGTGCCCGCCAGCGTGGCCCAGACCATGCGGCGGCTGATCGACGCGCATATGATCACGCCCGCGCTGGCGCAACTGCCTTGGCTGGTGGGTGATTTGCGGGTGTTGGACGGTTGA
- a CDS encoding carbon-nitrogen hydrolase family protein encodes MKIATASYPLDVFQTWADYEAKLTRWVSEAAGQGADLLVFPEYGAMELATLAGMEVAADLEASLHAVSDRLPQADALHVTLAAQYGVHILAASAPCVPAAGQRPFNRARLFAPTGQVGIQDKQIMTRFEEEIWDVVPGDPLQLFDTALGKMGILICYDSEFPLLGRALSDADLILIPSVTEALSGYWRVRIGAMARALETQCVTVMSSVVGAAEWSPAVDISVGAGGIYGPPDKGFPDTGVLAVGELNQPGWTYAEVNLQTIAHARVDGVVLNRRNWTQQKGRSDTAIVTNLRE; translated from the coding sequence ATGAAAATCGCAACTGCATCCTACCCGTTGGACGTGTTCCAGACATGGGCCGACTATGAGGCGAAGCTGACCCGCTGGGTGTCAGAGGCCGCAGGACAGGGGGCCGATCTACTGGTTTTTCCTGAATACGGAGCGATGGAATTGGCCACACTGGCGGGTATGGAGGTTGCAGCCGATCTTGAGGCGTCGCTGCACGCTGTGTCCGACCGTCTGCCGCAGGCTGATGCTTTGCACGTCACACTGGCCGCGCAATACGGCGTTCATATTCTGGCAGCCTCGGCGCCGTGTGTGCCTGCCGCCGGACAGCGCCCCTTCAACCGTGCGCGTCTGTTTGCGCCAACGGGGCAGGTGGGCATTCAGGACAAACAGATCATGACCCGCTTCGAAGAAGAAATATGGGACGTGGTTCCCGGTGACCCGCTGCAACTGTTCGACACCGCCTTGGGCAAGATGGGAATTCTGATCTGCTACGACAGTGAATTTCCCCTGCTGGGGCGGGCGTTGTCGGATGCCGATCTGATTCTGATCCCCTCGGTGACCGAGGCGCTGTCGGGCTATTGGCGGGTGCGTATCGGGGCAATGGCCCGCGCACTGGAAACGCAATGTGTTACGGTTATGTCTTCGGTGGTTGGCGCTGCGGAATGGTCGCCTGCGGTGGACATCAGTGTGGGTGCAGGCGGCATTTATGGCCCGCCGGACAAGGGCTTTCCCGACACTGGCGTGCTGGCCGTGGGTGAGTTGAACCAGCCCGGATGGACCTATGCCGAGGTCAACTTGCAGACCATCGCTCATGCCCGTGTCGATGGTGTTGTGCTGAACCGGCGTAACTGGACACAACAAAAAGGCCGCAGCGACACGGCCATCGTGACCAATTTGCGCGAATAG
- the infA gene encoding translation initiation factor IF-1, with product MAKEDTLEFPGVVKELLPNATFRVELENGHEIIAHTAGKMRKNRIRVLAGDKVQVEMTPYDLTKGRINYRFK from the coding sequence ATGGCCAAGGAAGATACGCTCGAATTTCCCGGTGTTGTGAAGGAACTCCTGCCCAATGCGACGTTCCGGGTCGAGCTAGAAAACGGCCATGAGATCATCGCACATACGGCAGGCAAGATGCGCAAAAACCGCATCCGTGTTCTGGCTGGCGACAAAGTACAGGTCGAAATGACCCCCTACGATCTGACCAAGGGTCGGATCAACTATCGCTTCAAGTAA
- a CDS encoding Maf family protein codes for MAFVLGSGSPRRKELLGQIGVVPDHIRAPDIDETPVAGELPRPYCQRMAREKVAAVQADADDVVLCADTTVALGRRILGKPADAAEAAAFLWAMSGRRHRVITAVAVRRGERLWERDVVSIVRMKVLSNDEVNGYLATGDWQGKAGGYGIQGPAGALIPWISGSFTGIVGLPLAETAGLLTAAGVTLWGNT; via the coding sequence GTGGCCTTTGTACTGGGATCAGGCAGTCCGAGACGCAAAGAGCTTCTCGGACAAATTGGCGTTGTGCCTGACCACATCCGCGCCCCCGACATCGACGAGACACCTGTGGCGGGCGAGCTGCCGCGCCCCTACTGTCAGCGGATGGCCCGTGAAAAGGTCGCCGCGGTGCAGGCGGATGCGGATGATGTCGTGCTGTGCGCCGACACCACCGTGGCGCTGGGCCGTCGGATTCTGGGCAAACCTGCGGACGCCGCCGAGGCGGCTGCGTTCCTGTGGGCCATGTCCGGTCGCCGTCATCGCGTGATCACAGCTGTCGCTGTGCGCCGGGGTGAGCGGCTGTGGGAGCGCGACGTGGTGAGCATTGTGCGCATGAAGGTGCTTTCGAACGACGAAGTGAACGGATACCTTGCCACCGGCGATTGGCAGGGCAAGGCAGGCGGCTACGGTATTCAGGGGCCAGCTGGCGCGTTGATCCCGTGGATTTCCGGCTCGTTCACCGGCATTGTCGGCCTGCCGCTGGCCGAAACCGCAGGGCTGCTGACCGCAGCCGGCGTCACGCTCTGGGGGAACACATGA
- a CDS encoding ribonuclease E/G, protein MKGNTIILDHLDGAEAAALMVDGKLHDLIIDSDAPRPGTVYRAIADKPVKGQGGMFLKTPDGSAFLRQIKGLAPGQEILVQVSGYAEPGKAIPVTQKLLFKSRYAIVTPDAPGLNVSRSIRDDDLRDTLLEIAHEAMAQATIDGRNMGLILRSSCADADADADDIADDILAMATLAETVLGDEGHGPEVLTEGDGPHILAWRDWTDPAEVVTDEGSFEAHSVLDAIDSARSAQVDLGGGASMFVEETRALVAVDVNTGNDASLAGGLKANLAAARALPTALRVRGLGGQIVMDLAPMPKKDRRTFESALRAALRGDTIDTALVGWTPLGHMELQRKRARAPLPPEAA, encoded by the coding sequence ATGAAGGGCAACACGATCATTCTGGATCACCTGGACGGGGCCGAAGCTGCCGCGTTGATGGTCGATGGCAAACTGCACGACCTGATCATCGACAGCGACGCCCCGCGCCCCGGTACGGTCTATCGTGCGATTGCCGATAAGCCGGTCAAAGGGCAGGGCGGCATGTTCCTGAAGACCCCCGATGGCAGCGCATTCTTGCGCCAGATCAAGGGGCTGGCACCCGGTCAGGAAATTCTGGTGCAGGTTTCTGGCTATGCCGAACCGGGCAAAGCGATACCTGTGACGCAAAAGCTGCTGTTCAAAAGCCGCTATGCGATCGTCACCCCCGATGCGCCGGGTCTGAACGTGTCGCGGTCGATCCGCGACGACGACCTGCGCGATACGCTTCTGGAGATTGCCCACGAGGCGATGGCCCAAGCGACAATAGATGGCCGCAACATGGGTCTGATCTTGCGGTCAAGCTGTGCGGATGCGGATGCGGATGCGGATGACATTGCGGATGACATCCTTGCAATGGCGACACTGGCCGAAACCGTTCTGGGCGACGAGGGCCACGGCCCCGAAGTGCTGACCGAAGGTGACGGCCCGCATATTCTGGCGTGGCGCGACTGGACCGATCCCGCCGAGGTGGTGACTGACGAAGGCAGCTTCGAGGCACATAGCGTTCTGGATGCCATTGACAGCGCCCGCAGTGCTCAGGTGGATCTAGGCGGCGGTGCGTCGATGTTTGTCGAGGAAACCCGCGCGCTGGTCGCTGTGGACGTGAACACCGGCAACGACGCCTCGCTGGCTGGCGGGCTGAAGGCAAACCTTGCTGCGGCCCGCGCGCTGCCCACGGCGCTGCGCGTGCGCGGTCTGGGCGGGCAGATCGTGATGGATCTGGCCCCGATGCCCAAGAAGGACCGCCGCACCTTTGAAAGTGCCCTGCGTGCCGCACTGCGCGGCGACACGATCGACACGGCGCTGGTTGGCTGGACGCCGCTGGGCCATATGGAACTGCAACGCAAACGCGCGCGCGCACCACTGCCGCCGGAGGCTGCATGA
- a CDS encoding DNA gyrase inhibitor YacG, with product MNCPICKSETVHKYRPFCSRRCADIDLGRWANGDYAVPSNDPEDIEKALDALEEESRKPH from the coding sequence ATGAACTGCCCGATCTGCAAATCCGAAACCGTCCACAAATATCGCCCCTTCTGCTCGCGGCGCTGTGCCGATATTGATCTGGGCCGCTGGGCGAACGGCGATTACGCGGTGCCGTCAAATGACCCCGAAGACATCGAGAAAGCGCTGGACGCGCTGGAAGAAGAGTCTCGCAAACCGCATTGA
- a CDS encoding DNA glycosylase AlkZ-like family protein, whose product MFPVDGRIAGLWRLDQGKNRLPVVFVPFAKITTPDRTALTAEAEALARFTDHDREEISFQCV is encoded by the coding sequence GTGTTTCCGGTCGACGGTCGCATCGCGGGCCTGTGGAGGTTGGATCAGGGAAAAAACCGCCTGCCGGTCGTCTTCGTGCCCTTCGCGAAGATCACGACACCCGATCGTACTGCTCTGACTGCGGAGGCCGAGGCGCTGGCGCGGTTCACCGACCATGACAGGGAGGAGATTTCGTTTCAATGCGTGTAG
- a CDS encoding TetR/AcrR family transcriptional regulator, with amino-acid sequence MTEPRKSRQNEKVRLAILDAAFSLASEVGYDKLTIEGIARRAGAGKQTIYRWWSSKALVLLEALVERVQDELMFEDTGEIRADLIAQMQRVAKLMTSADTGCPFIGLLVEAQFNAEVAAAMNARIYAPTYAAATARLKAAQRAGDLDPELDPVMMVELLYSPIYYRLIVPYATITSADIPVFLDMMLTGLQSKGTTQRAE; translated from the coding sequence GTGACCGAACCTAGGAAATCCCGACAAAACGAAAAGGTACGTCTGGCCATTCTGGACGCGGCGTTCTCGCTCGCCAGCGAGGTCGGCTATGACAAGCTGACCATCGAAGGGATCGCCAGACGCGCCGGTGCCGGCAAGCAGACCATCTACCGCTGGTGGTCCTCCAAGGCTCTCGTCCTGCTGGAAGCCCTGGTCGAACGGGTTCAGGATGAGCTGATGTTCGAGGATACCGGCGAAATTCGCGCTGATCTGATCGCCCAGATGCAGCGGGTGGCGAAGCTGATGACCAGTGCCGACACAGGCTGCCCCTTCATCGGTCTGCTGGTCGAGGCGCAGTTCAACGCAGAAGTCGCAGCGGCGATGAACGCCCGAATCTACGCGCCCACCTACGCTGCGGCGACGGCACGGCTCAAGGCTGCGCAGCGCGCCGGAGATCTGGACCCGGAGCTTGACCCGGTGATGATGGTCGAATTGCTTTATTCCCCGATCTACTATCGGCTCATCGTCCCCTATGCGACAATCACCAGCGCCGATATCCCCGTCTTCCTCGACATGATGCTGACCGGCCTGCAATCAAAGGGCACAACCCAGCGTGCGGAGTAA
- a CDS encoding NADPH-dependent FMN reductase — translation MTELRIAVIVGSTRERRFAKTVADWFVGRARLQEGVKIDVIDLEVAGLPAILNFDNDAATEAYVQRIAGADAFVMITPEYNHSYPASLKQAIDVAQEEWHAKPVAFLSYGGMGGGIRAVEHLRAVMPEVHATTIRNTISLHNVWGLFDDEGNFREPERYNKSVDAMFHQLIWWARALSEAKAKTPYAA, via the coding sequence ATGACCGAATTGCGCATCGCCGTCATCGTTGGAAGCACGCGGGAGCGACGCTTTGCCAAAACCGTCGCCGACTGGTTCGTTGGCCGCGCACGGCTGCAGGAGGGGGTCAAGATCGATGTGATAGATTTGGAGGTTGCCGGATTGCCCGCGATCCTGAACTTTGACAACGATGCCGCAACCGAAGCCTACGTCCAGCGTATCGCCGGGGCGGATGCCTTTGTGATGATTACCCCGGAGTATAATCACAGCTACCCGGCCTCTCTGAAACAGGCGATCGACGTGGCGCAGGAAGAATGGCACGCCAAGCCCGTGGCCTTCCTTTCGTACGGGGGCATGGGCGGCGGCATCCGGGCTGTGGAACATCTGCGCGCCGTGATGCCCGAGGTGCATGCCACCACCATCCGCAACACGATCAGCCTGCATAATGTCTGGGGATTGTTCGATGACGAGGGCAATTTTCGCGAGCCCGAGCGCTACAATAAGTCAGTCGATGCCATGTTTCACCAACTCATTTGGTGGGCACGCGCACTAAGCGAAGCAAAAGCCAAAACGCCATATGCGGCGTGA
- a CDS encoding GyrI-like domain-containing protein yields the protein MLKKIDFKKTMKTLFNPPAGEFVEIDLPETRFVMIDGAGDPNVATAYSRALEWLYSTSYAMKFSAKNTLNRDYVVPPLEGLWWADDPKDFVRRNKDAWQWTMMIMIPEFVTDQMFAAAREGASKKLGEPPDTLRVAPMHEGLCLQTMHIGSYDDEGPTLARLHDIIMPERKLTFNGPHHEIYISDPRRVAKDRLKTVLRQPVKPI from the coding sequence ATGCTCAAAAAGATAGATTTCAAGAAGACAATGAAGACCCTATTCAACCCGCCCGCAGGCGAGTTTGTAGAGATTGATCTGCCGGAAACGCGTTTTGTCATGATCGATGGAGCGGGCGACCCCAACGTGGCCACAGCCTACAGTCGGGCGCTCGAATGGCTCTATTCCACCAGCTATGCGATGAAATTTTCTGCAAAAAATACTTTGAACCGCGACTATGTCGTGCCTCCGCTGGAAGGCCTGTGGTGGGCAGACGACCCGAAAGACTTTGTTCGGCGCAACAAGGACGCGTGGCAATGGACCATGATGATCATGATACCGGAGTTTGTCACGGATCAGATGTTTGCGGCAGCACGGGAAGGGGCATCGAAGAAATTAGGGGAGCCGCCAGACACCTTGCGCGTTGCTCCGATGCATGAAGGTCTTTGCCTGCAAACGATGCATATCGGTAGCTATGACGACGAAGGTCCGACACTGGCCCGCTTGCATGATATTATAATGCCGGAGCGGAAACTGACGTTCAATGGACCGCATCATGAGATTTATATAAGTGACCCGCGTCGAGTCGCTAAAGATCGATTAAAGACGGTTTTGCGCCAACCGGTGAAGCCGATCTAG